In the Brassica napus cultivar Da-Ae chromosome A7, Da-Ae, whole genome shotgun sequence genome, one interval contains:
- the BNAA07G09780D gene encoding uncharacterized protein BNAA07G09780D yields the protein MKIDKKLSVVELLKRAVKLLLSNINLALIIFLCCLPLFCFLIIFELSLQTTLSFTYQFLSKQVNVGKDLPENDLFLQTTTNYLTYQSLYQQRNIWEDLSENDLIPWLIKTSLLYFFPYTILDLLTTTMIVAASSTVYTSKEEPLGLLDLVDRSIKICRKRLGGCLVTSLYVLLLSTSVFLFFLPFCLLFFFGFFSHWAERLNFVSFVHGRQTFLDLVVPFLIYAMVVLVQATLFMYLTAKFIKWSAGWNMSLIVSVLEQEEGEDGEKGIYGSDALSLSAWYRKGHETRDVWMMLMFLIFALTTRMPCLYSKCSLSSSGNGVLYTGLYVGLICFGNVLKWLACVVRYHDCKARPLRKKADVEQAKPPAT from the coding sequence ATGAAGATAGACAAGAAGCTTAGTGTCGTTGAGCTACTAAAACGAGCTGTGAAGTTACTCTTGAGCAACATCAATCTAGCACTCATCATCTTCCTCTGTTGTCTCCCACTGTTCTGTTTCTTGATAATCTTTGAGCTCTCCCTCCAAACAACCCTCTCTTTCACTTACCAATTCCTCTCCAAACAAGTCAACGTCGGGAAGGATTTGCCGGAGAATGATCTGTTTCTCCAAACCACCACCAACTATCTCACTTACCAATCGCTTTACCAACAACGCAATATTTGGGAGGACTTGTCTGAAAACGATCTGATTCCATGGCTGATCAAGACATCTCTGTTATACTTCTTCCCCTACACCATTCTCGACCTCCTTACCACCACCATGATCGTTGCAGCATCTTCCACTGTTTACACGTCCAAGGAAGAACCGTTGGGGTTGCTTGATCTGGTAGATAGATCTATCAAGATATGTCGGAAGAGACTAGGAGGTTGTCTGGTCACATCTCTTTATGTTCTTCTCTTGTCAACCTCTGTGTTCCTTTTCTTCCTTCctttttgtcttttgtttttcttcggTTTCTTCTCTCATTGGGCGGAAAGGTTAAACTTTGTTAGTTTCGTACACGGACGCCAAACCTTCCTCGACCTAGTAGTACCGTTTCTGATCTACGCGATGGTGGTCCTTGTTCAGGCAACTCTCTTCATGTACCTGACTGCAAAGTTCATTAAGTGGAGCGCAGGATGGAACATGAGTTTGATAGTTTCTGTCTTGGaacaagaagaaggagaagatggtgaaaaaggCATATATGGAAGCGATGCTTTGTCTCTTTCAGCTTGGTATCGAAAAGGACATGAGACGCGTGATGTCTGGATGATGTTGATGTTCTTGATCTTTGCTCTAACGACGAGGATGCCATGTTTATACTCAAAGTGCAGTTTAAGTTCAAGTGGGAACGGAGTGTTGTACACTGGTCTCTATGTAGGTTTGATTTGTTTTGGGAATGTGCTAAAATGGTTGGCTTGTGTTGTACGTTACCATGATTGTAAAGCTAGGCCTTTGAGAAAGAAGGCTGATGTAGAACAAGCTAAGCCTCCAGCTACTTAA
- the LOC106358109 gene encoding spermidine synthase 1-like: protein MDSKEASVTDFNRLREEDDDNTAANGDQKKEPACFSSVIPGWFSEMSPMWPGEAHSLKVEKVLFQGKSDYQDVIVFQSATYGKVLVLDGVIQLTERDECAYQEMITHLPLCSIPNPKKVLVIGGGGGGVLPEVARHASVEQIDMCEIDKMVVDVSKQFFPNVAIRFEDPRVNLVIGDGVAFLKNAAEGSYDAVIVDSSDPIGPAKELFEKPFFQSVARALRPGGVVCTQAESLWLHMDIIEDIVSNCRDIFKGSVNYAWTSVPTYPSGVIGFMLCSTEGPHVDFKNPVNPIDDSSSKSNGPLKFYNAEIHSAAFCLPSFAKKVIESKAT, encoded by the exons ATGGATTCCAAAGAAGCCTCAGTTACCGATTTTAATAGACTGAGAGAAGAGGATGATGACAACACTGCAGCTAATGGAGATCAGAAGAAGGAGCCTGCTTGTTTCTCCTCCGTGATTCCTGGGTGGTTCTCTGAGATGAGTCCCATGTGGCCAG GAGAGGCACACTCTTTGAAAGTTGAGAAAGTTTTGTTTCAAGGGAAATCAGATTACCAAGATGTCATTGTTTTCCAG TCTGCCACATATGGAAAAGTGTTGGTTTTGGATGGAGTAATCCAACTTACGGAGAGAGACGAATGCGCCTATCAGGAAATGATCACTCATCTTCCTTTGTGCTCTATTCCTAACCCAAAGAAG GTATTGGTCattggaggaggaggtggaggtgtCCTGCCTGAAGTTGCACGCCATGCTTCTGTTGAGCAGATTGACATGTGTGAAATTGATAAAATGGTGGTCGAC GTCTCTAAGCAGTTTTTCCCTAATGTAGCAATTAGATTCGAGGATCCTCGCGTGAACCTCGTCATTGGTGATG GTGTTGCTTTCTTGAAGAATGCTGCTGAAGGTTCATACGATGCGGTTATTGTTGACTCATCAGATCCAATCG GTCCTGCAAAGGAGCTGTTTGAGAAACCTTTTTTCCAATCTGTGGCGAGAGCTCTTCGTCCTGGTGGAGTTGTGTGCACTCAGGCTGAAAGCTTGTGGCTTCACATGGACATCATCGAAGACATTGTTTCTAACTGTCGTGACATCTTCAAGGGTTCAGTAAACTATGCCTGGACTAGCGTCCCAACATACCCTAG TGGGGTTATTGGGTTCATGCTCTGTTCAACTGAAGGGCCTCATGTCGACTTCAAAAACCCTGTAAACCCTATTGATGACAGCTCCAGCAAATCAAATGGACCCTTGAAGTTCTACAACGCTGAG ATTCATTCAGCTGCATTCTGCTTACCTTCTTTCGCTAAGAAGGTGATCGAGTCAAAGGCCACTTGA